The Anaerohalosphaeraceae bacterium genome has a window encoding:
- a CDS encoding glycosyltransferase: MARRSSHGPLVTVLMNTYNRPGYLAEALESVFAQTWPHFQIVLVRDGGCPVDEVVRRFSDRRLTFINRAENRGPGYSFNEALGYARGEYLCHLDDDDKYYPHHLETLVEAIESQDRCGAVYSDLYKVYCRVRPDGRRIVLAKHVEVSRDFDRMMMLQFNHVLHVSILHRKELLERAGGYNENLNVLIDWDLHRKLCFYTDFLHIPTITGEYYTPVGDSDRISVRRRKNVSDYLRNVLTIRTTRPPKPWPCVEDLSVLILAARADELLDRTLRDLWSHTFYPQRIYAALAPEEAAGWRTLVPNVTIVPAEAGSSLEARLDRMLSVCEGTYAAVVPTGLSAEMDETAWLERSLCPLLNSRQPREAFELVEATEDCWGAVFRTEELRQARRQYGRLPLRASLEAAGFSIRRPKTEDYPFQFDRMLAAAEQLQREGGWESAASLYAYLAEHFGNELWMRTQQAYALYKAGRFRQALEVLEPVQTARPTVFTLQLAARIFQEQKDYRRAMDCYQRACRILDGTEARKTQTSAIRRRAAKPAADEPVLSSQESRLWI, translated from the coding sequence ATGGCTCGACGTTCTTCACATGGTCCGCTGGTGACGGTTCTGATGAACACGTACAACCGGCCCGGCTATCTGGCCGAGGCGCTGGAAAGCGTGTTTGCTCAGACCTGGCCGCACTTTCAGATTGTGCTGGTTCGGGACGGGGGCTGTCCGGTGGATGAGGTGGTGCGGCGGTTTTCAGACCGCCGGCTGACCTTTATCAACCGTGCGGAAAACCGCGGGCCGGGGTATTCGTTCAATGAGGCGCTGGGCTATGCCCGCGGAGAGTATCTGTGTCATCTGGATGACGATGATAAGTATTACCCGCATCATCTGGAGACGCTGGTTGAGGCGATTGAAAGCCAGGACCGCTGCGGGGCGGTGTACAGCGATTTGTACAAGGTGTACTGCCGCGTCAGGCCGGACGGGCGGCGCATTGTGCTTGCCAAGCACGTGGAGGTCTCACGGGATTTTGACCGGATGATGATGCTTCAGTTTAATCATGTGCTTCATGTGAGCATTCTGCATCGCAAGGAACTGCTGGAGCGGGCGGGGGGATACAACGAAAATCTCAATGTCCTGATAGACTGGGATTTGCATCGAAAACTGTGTTTTTATACGGATTTCCTTCATATTCCGACGATTACGGGGGAGTACTATACACCGGTCGGCGACAGCGACCGGATTTCCGTTCGGCGACGGAAAAATGTCTCGGATTATCTTCGAAATGTGCTGACCATCCGGACGACGCGTCCGCCCAAGCCGTGGCCGTGCGTGGAGGATTTGTCGGTTCTGATTTTGGCGGCTCGTGCGGATGAGTTGCTGGATCGGACGCTTCGGGACTTGTGGTCGCATACCTTTTATCCGCAGCGGATTTATGCAGCGCTGGCGCCGGAGGAGGCCGCCGGATGGCGTACGCTGGTTCCCAATGTGACGATTGTGCCGGCGGAAGCGGGCAGCTCTCTCGAAGCGCGTCTGGACCGAATGCTGTCGGTTTGCGAAGGGACGTATGCCGCAGTGGTCCCGACCGGTCTTTCGGCGGAGATGGATGAAACGGCATGGCTGGAACGCTCCCTCTGTCCGCTGCTGAACAGCCGACAGCCCCGGGAGGCGTTTGAGCTGGTGGAAGCGACCGAAGACTGCTGGGGGGCGGTTTTCCGCACAGAGGAGCTTCGGCAGGCCCGTCGGCAGTACGGCCGTTTGCCTTTGCGGGCGTCGCTGGAGGCGGCCGGCTTTTCGATTCGCAGGCCGAAGACGGAGGACTACCCGTTTCAGTTTGACCGGATGCTGGCGGCGGCAGAACAGCTTCAGCGGGAGGGGGGATGGGAATCCGCCGCTTCCCTGTATGCCTATCTGGCGGAGCATTTCGGGAATGAGCTGTGGATGCGGACCCAGCAGGCGTATGCCCTGTACAAAGCGGGGCGTTTTCGGCAGGCGCTGGAGGTGCTCGAGCCGGTGCAGACAGCCCGGCCGACGGTTTTTACCCTGCAGCTGGCCGCCCGCATCTTTCAGGAGCAAAAGGATTACCGGCGGGCGATGGACTGCTACCAGCGCGCCTGCCGGATTTTGGATGGAACGGAGGCGAGAAAAACGCAGACTTCAGCAATTCGACGAAGAGCAGCCAAGCCGGCCGCCGACGAGCCGGTGCTGTCAAGCCAGGAGAGCCGACTATGGATTTAG
- the flgK gene encoding flagellar hook-associated protein FlgK, translated as MAGYNIGMSGISAAQKALNVIGNNLANAATPGYHRQRVDLRPARDSYMNGVMTGQGVDFVGIQRQIDVFLESQILQYNSSLSSMSRKLDALRIVESAMGELSLSSISESLDNFYASLHSLSLRPQDVNYQTSVLASAETLTSQFRNLASIVNNLQDALYTEAQEVVSKVNQLASQIAQMNLEIFTLGVQGQECGNLMDQRDALIGQLGSYIDIRTHRREYGVVDVSVASIPIVIGSNISAIRLGVVEEGGKSRLGIAAEGTENYETRFQNGTLGAVLELRNETLADFMDKLDTLAVTLISQINRLHVQGIGSGGSFTSLTGWTITESRAADFQPPVSAGTLYVRVIDPDGTARRYAVSIDETSTLESVAADLASIPGLDGATGVYAGRLQIVANTGYRFDFLPGVLSTPTYTVPPVLAGAGSGDDQKPPTITLSGQYTGSVNQVYTCTVRTNPPGQTLAVGNGTMSLEVRDGSGTVVATVQLGQEYVPGTAILLEHGISITLGTNGISPGYLNDGEVIAFEALANSDTSGFLAAVGINCFFSGRDAASIDVSDDIRRNVSRIAVATGVEGADNRNCAAMAQLGDQGLLSLNGLTTKEYYRQIAVDIGQKISILQMQSNNTQEIVRSLEEQRDIVSSVDVNEQAGLMIMFERLFQAMAKYMNSVNSSIDTIMGLLT; from the coding sequence ATGGCCGGCTATAATATCGGAATGAGCGGAATCAGCGCAGCGCAGAAGGCGCTGAATGTCATCGGCAACAATCTGGCCAATGCCGCTACACCGGGCTATCACCGTCAGCGGGTCGATTTGCGTCCGGCGCGGGATTCGTATATGAACGGGGTGATGACCGGTCAGGGGGTGGATTTCGTCGGGATTCAGCGGCAGATTGATGTGTTTCTGGAGTCGCAGATTCTTCAGTACAATTCCTCGCTGTCTTCGATGTCCCGCAAGCTGGATGCCCTGCGGATTGTGGAAAGTGCGATGGGCGAGCTGTCGCTGAGCAGCATCAGTGAGAGTCTGGACAATTTTTACGCGTCTCTGCACAGTCTGTCTCTGCGTCCGCAGGATGTGAACTATCAGACGTCGGTTCTGGCGTCGGCGGAAACACTCACCAGCCAGTTCCGCAATCTGGCGTCCATTGTGAACAATCTTCAGGATGCTCTTTATACGGAAGCCCAGGAAGTTGTGTCCAAAGTCAATCAGCTGGCCTCGCAGATCGCCCAGATGAATTTGGAGATCTTTACGCTGGGGGTTCAGGGGCAGGAGTGCGGCAATCTGATGGACCAGCGGGATGCCCTGATTGGACAGCTGGGCAGCTACATCGATATTCGGACCCATCGTCGGGAGTACGGAGTGGTGGATGTGTCCGTAGCGTCGATTCCGATTGTCATCGGGTCAAATATCAGTGCGATTCGACTGGGGGTGGTTGAAGAAGGGGGAAAGAGCCGTCTGGGAATTGCAGCGGAGGGAACGGAGAATTACGAGACCCGTTTTCAGAACGGCACGCTGGGGGCGGTTTTGGAGCTGCGGAATGAAACCCTGGCGGACTTTATGGACAAACTGGATACGCTGGCCGTGACGCTGATTTCTCAGATAAACCGGCTGCATGTTCAGGGAATCGGGTCCGGGGGTTCCTTTACGAGCCTGACCGGCTGGACAATAACGGAAAGCCGTGCGGCGGATTTTCAGCCGCCGGTGTCGGCCGGGACGCTGTATGTTCGGGTGATTGACCCGGATGGGACGGCCCGGCGGTATGCAGTCAGTATTGATGAAACCAGCACGCTGGAAAGCGTGGCGGCGGATTTGGCGTCGATTCCGGGGCTGGATGGAGCGACGGGGGTTTATGCCGGACGGCTGCAGATTGTGGCCAATACGGGTTACCGGTTTGACTTTCTGCCGGGTGTGCTGAGCACACCGACCTATACCGTGCCGCCGGTGCTGGCCGGAGCCGGTTCGGGGGACGACCAGAAGCCGCCGACAATCACCCTTTCCGGTCAATATACCGGGTCGGTCAATCAGGTTTATACCTGCACCGTTCGGACGAATCCGCCCGGACAGACCCTGGCCGTCGGAAACGGAACAATGTCGCTGGAAGTCCGGGACGGCTCGGGCACCGTTGTGGCCACCGTTCAGCTGGGGCAGGAGTATGTGCCGGGAACAGCGATTTTGCTGGAGCACGGCATTTCCATCACGCTGGGGACCAACGGCATCAGCCCGGGCTATCTGAATGACGGGGAAGTGATCGCGTTCGAGGCCCTGGCGAACTCGGATACATCGGGGTTTCTGGCGGCGGTGGGCATCAACTGCTTTTTCAGCGGGCGGGATGCCGCTTCGATTGATGTGTCGGATGACATTCGGCGGAATGTCTCGCGAATTGCCGTTGCGACCGGAGTGGAAGGGGCTGACAATCGCAACTGTGCTGCGATGGCGCAGCTGGGGGACCAGGGGCTGCTGTCTTTGAACGGGCTGACGACCAAGGAATATTACCGCCAGATTGCCGTGGATATCGGACAGAAGATTTCGATTCTCCAGATGCAGTCGAACAATACGCAGGAGATTGTCCGCAGTCTGGAGGAGCAGCGGGATATTGTCAGCAGCGTGGATGTCAATGAACAGGCCGGCCTGATGATTATGTTTGAGCGGCTGTTTCAGGCAATGGCCAAATACATGAACAGCGTCAATTCGTCGATTGATACGATTATGGGCCTGCTGACCTGA
- the flgL gene encoding flagellar hook-associated protein FlgL: MSYSLESIFKTTYWAVTRHSEKLNILQQKAATGQDLNRISDDPSRANQILGFQTDKRKKEVYVKTMGEAISILDLSSSVVQSMMKEMANARASLASTMSGTTSSQVRRTLAAEINNALEQVISFANSTRLSQYLFGGAKAEQAPYAVERDGNGRIVRVIYQGSQEEQKVEVIDGMEISALLVGDRLFRDDSRQTPVFYGSTGAKAGSGTSSVRGDLYLTVEGGPGSWQLSIDGGASWVTVSGTETNAAVIHSRTGEVLYVDVSEIRQTGTEPVRVPGTYDIFNILISARDLLNNSQNLDDKTLENLLGATLVSMQEVEEKLVRSFPIIGGRIETLTNLKDSMEDMKVNSEDEISRLLDADITQLSIDLARHQLLYEMSLTAASKIFSTSLLDFLK; the protein is encoded by the coding sequence ATGAGTTATTCCCTCGAATCGATATTCAAGACAACCTATTGGGCCGTCACGCGGCATTCAGAAAAGCTGAATATTCTTCAGCAGAAGGCCGCCACGGGTCAGGATTTGAACCGGATATCGGATGACCCGAGCCGGGCCAACCAGATTCTCGGTTTTCAGACCGACAAACGGAAGAAAGAGGTGTATGTCAAAACCATGGGGGAGGCCATCAGCATTCTGGACCTGAGCTCCTCCGTGGTGCAGAGTATGATGAAGGAGATGGCCAACGCTCGTGCTTCGCTGGCGTCCACGATGTCGGGCACGACGAGTTCCCAGGTTCGGCGCACGCTGGCGGCCGAAATCAACAACGCACTCGAACAGGTCATTTCGTTCGCCAACTCCACCCGACTCAGTCAGTATCTGTTCGGAGGGGCAAAGGCCGAGCAGGCGCCGTATGCTGTCGAACGGGACGGAAACGGCCGGATTGTCCGGGTGATTTATCAGGGCAGCCAGGAGGAGCAGAAGGTGGAGGTGATTGACGGGATGGAGATTTCGGCCCTGCTGGTGGGGGATCGCCTGTTTCGGGATGACAGCCGCCAGACACCCGTTTTTTACGGGTCCACCGGCGCCAAGGCGGGCAGCGGCACGTCGAGCGTCCGCGGGGATTTGTATCTGACGGTGGAGGGAGGGCCGGGCAGCTGGCAGCTCTCCATTGACGGAGGGGCTTCCTGGGTGACGGTCAGCGGAACGGAAACCAATGCGGCGGTCATTCATTCCCGGACCGGAGAGGTTCTGTATGTGGATGTCAGCGAAATTCGGCAGACAGGAACAGAGCCGGTTCGTGTCCCCGGTACCTATGACATTTTCAATATTCTGATTTCCGCCCGCGATTTGCTGAACAATTCGCAGAACCTGGACGACAAAACGCTGGAGAATCTGCTGGGGGCGACGCTGGTTTCGATGCAGGAGGTGGAAGAGAAGCTGGTTCGCTCGTTTCCGATTATCGGAGGGCGGATTGAAACGCTCACGAACCTCAAAGACAGTATGGAGGATATGAAAGTCAATTCGGAGGATGAAATCAGCCGCCTGCTGGATGCAGATATAACGCAGCTGTCGATAGATTTGGCGCGTCATCAGCTTTTGTATGAGATGTCGCTGACGGCGGCTTCCAAGATTTTCTCGACCTCTTTGCTGGATTTTCTGAAATAG
- a CDS encoding glycosyltransferase: MSVETESPTRLYQKAVHLAKEGHISAARSCLDSYLRLRPSFGPGWHLAGRLAMAEGDSRQAVRCFQRCLSLLDGPKEALADLAEVWLKLNRPDQAAGLLRRMRQEGVWRDSAVLEAAGCFLRQHQPARAMDLFQMGRSTSKNPLIYEAPIEQLKACRPKLAFFCGADGPTFLKPLLDYLQPRYPVRVFSGSRPEDVQALMNWSDISWFEWATNLAQIGTHLPKSCRIVVRLHRYEAYMPWPKQIHWPNVDVLVTVGNSYVIKALEEWVPDIRKQVAIVRIPNGIDVDKIPFVRRERGKKIAFVANLRMVKNPMFLLQCMYQLHEIDPEYQLYMAGRMDDLLLKQYLEHQIRLLGLEGVVHFEGWQEDIFSWLADKHYLAVTSVIESQGMGALEAMAAGLKPVIYHFPGADEIYDKNCLFTTPEEFCQQILSDDYEPYTYREYVERRYPINRTLRLVDELLSSFEQGRFEGQRQDVSAEPVLI; this comes from the coding sequence GTGTCAGTAGAAACAGAATCTCCGACTCGACTGTATCAGAAGGCGGTGCATCTGGCGAAGGAGGGACACATCTCCGCCGCCCGCTCCTGCCTGGATTCCTATTTGCGGCTGCGTCCCTCCTTCGGACCGGGCTGGCATCTGGCGGGCCGCCTGGCGATGGCGGAAGGGGATTCTCGTCAGGCGGTTCGGTGTTTTCAGCGGTGTCTTTCTCTGCTGGACGGTCCGAAAGAGGCCCTGGCCGACCTGGCGGAGGTCTGGCTGAAGCTGAATCGTCCGGACCAGGCTGCCGGTCTGCTTCGTCGGATGCGGCAGGAGGGCGTCTGGCGCGATTCGGCGGTTCTGGAAGCAGCGGGCTGTTTTCTCCGTCAGCATCAGCCGGCTCGTGCGATGGATCTCTTTCAAATGGGCCGCAGCACATCCAAAAATCCGCTGATTTATGAGGCACCGATTGAACAGCTGAAGGCCTGCCGGCCCAAGCTGGCCTTCTTCTGCGGAGCGGACGGTCCGACATTTCTCAAGCCGCTTCTGGACTATCTCCAGCCGCGTTATCCGGTTCGGGTTTTCAGCGGTTCCCGTCCGGAGGACGTGCAGGCTTTGATGAATTGGAGCGATATTTCCTGGTTTGAGTGGGCGACGAATCTGGCCCAGATCGGCACGCATTTGCCCAAGAGCTGCCGAATTGTGGTTCGGCTGCATCGCTATGAAGCCTATATGCCCTGGCCCAAACAGATTCACTGGCCGAATGTGGATGTGCTGGTTACGGTCGGGAATTCGTATGTGATAAAGGCCCTCGAAGAGTGGGTGCCCGATATTCGAAAACAGGTGGCGATTGTCCGGATTCCCAATGGAATTGATGTGGACAAGATACCGTTTGTCCGGCGGGAGCGGGGGAAAAAGATTGCCTTTGTGGCGAATCTCCGAATGGTTAAGAACCCGATGTTTCTGCTCCAGTGTATGTATCAGCTGCATGAGATCGACCCGGAGTATCAGCTCTACATGGCCGGACGAATGGATGATTTGCTTTTGAAACAGTATTTGGAGCATCAAATTCGGCTTTTGGGTCTGGAAGGGGTGGTTCATTTTGAAGGCTGGCAGGAGGATATTTTTTCCTGGCTTGCCGACAAGCATTATCTGGCGGTGACCAGTGTGATTGAAAGTCAGGGGATGGGGGCGCTGGAGGCGATGGCGGCCGGCCTGAAACCGGTGATTTATCATTTCCCCGGGGCCGACGAGATTTACGACAAGAATTGTCTGTTTACGACACCCGAAGAGTTTTGCCAGCAGATATTATCGGACGATTATGAACCATATACCTATCGGGAGTATGTAGAGAGGCGATATCCGATAAATCGGACGCTTCGCCTCGTGGATGAATTGCTCAGCTCCTTCGAACAGGGCCGGTTTGAAGGGCAGCGACAGGACGTTTCGGCTGAACCTGTTTTGATTTGA
- a CDS encoding flagellar protein FlgN, whose product MNTISPEWIDELLAYLDRQEQVLERVLAFLDAFRSCLIRRDTAALERMQGQLEEEGRLWAEMERHRRRLTERFAAVLGCRAEEVCLSAIGQRAEPMQRKQLQERQSRLKDLTERLRRQHLATELLVREYARLNRQMLEVLTGSRGQGRLYDAHGRSGGVISSGLMSAQG is encoded by the coding sequence ATGAACACAATCAGCCCAGAGTGGATCGATGAGCTGCTGGCCTATCTGGACCGTCAGGAACAGGTGCTGGAGCGGGTTCTGGCGTTTCTGGATGCGTTTCGCAGTTGCCTGATACGCCGGGACACGGCGGCGCTGGAGCGGATGCAGGGACAGCTGGAGGAGGAAGGACGGCTATGGGCGGAGATGGAAAGGCACCGCCGCCGGCTGACGGAACGGTTTGCCGCTGTGCTCGGATGCCGGGCGGAGGAAGTCTGTCTGTCGGCGATTGGGCAGCGGGCGGAACCGATGCAGCGGAAACAGCTGCAGGAGCGGCAGAGTCGCCTGAAGGACCTGACAGAGCGGCTTCGCCGGCAGCATCTGGCGACGGAGCTGCTGGTGCGGGAGTACGCCCGGCTGAATCGGCAGATGCTGGAAGTTCTGACCGGCTCTCGGGGGCAGGGCCGTCTGTATGATGCGCACGGCCGTTCAGGCGGAGTCATTTCGTCGGGGCTGATGAGTGCCCAGGGATAA
- a CDS encoding flagellar basal body P-ring protein FlgI: protein MKRRSGIQNLAAAVCLAGWTAAAFSARVADIVQVHGIRGNPLFGTGLVVGLNGTGDGSLPSAQMLTSLLQREGQVSLSPEMLRSENIALVMVTAELGPWDREGALIDIHISALGPAKSLQGGTLLATELKGLDGEVYAVARVAAVSTSSWTVEGKTGSRVAKNHPTVGRIPNGAYVERAETSRFVQLIGNQRYITLSLRHHNFTTAQRIRAAIDRLYPDCAFAEDPGTIRVRIPDAVPDADILKFVDSLLQLEVEVDLPGIVVINERTGTIVVGGTVSISETAVAQGDLVVKIKEQQYVSQPTTPFTDSATTVVIDDSALSVEERQGYLIPVPRAVTVEELARALNAIGASPRDLISIFDSLNRAGALQARLEMM from the coding sequence ATGAAAAGACGGAGCGGAATACAGAATCTGGCGGCGGCGGTTTGTCTGGCGGGATGGACGGCGGCGGCCTTTTCGGCGCGGGTGGCGGACATCGTGCAGGTGCACGGGATTCGGGGCAACCCGCTGTTCGGCACCGGGCTGGTGGTGGGGCTGAACGGAACGGGGGACGGTTCGCTGCCCAGTGCGCAGATGCTCACGAGTCTGCTGCAGCGGGAAGGGCAGGTGAGTCTGTCGCCGGAGATGCTGCGGTCGGAGAATATTGCACTGGTGATGGTCACGGCGGAGCTGGGGCCGTGGGACCGGGAAGGGGCGCTGATTGACATTCACATTTCGGCACTGGGGCCGGCCAAGAGTCTGCAGGGCGGCACGCTGCTGGCGACGGAGCTCAAAGGTCTGGATGGAGAGGTGTATGCCGTGGCCCGCGTGGCGGCGGTTTCGACCAGTTCGTGGACGGTGGAGGGCAAAACCGGCAGCAGGGTGGCCAAGAATCATCCGACGGTCGGGCGGATTCCGAACGGAGCGTATGTGGAGCGGGCGGAAACGTCACGGTTTGTCCAGCTGATCGGCAATCAGCGGTATATTACGCTGTCGCTTCGGCATCACAACTTTACGACGGCCCAGCGGATTCGGGCGGCCATCGACCGGCTGTATCCGGACTGTGCCTTTGCGGAGGACCCGGGCACAATTCGGGTGCGGATTCCGGATGCAGTGCCGGATGCGGACATTCTGAAATTTGTGGATTCATTGCTGCAGCTGGAGGTGGAGGTGGATCTGCCGGGGATTGTGGTAATCAATGAGCGCACGGGGACGATTGTGGTCGGCGGGACGGTGAGCATTTCGGAAACGGCCGTCGCGCAGGGAGACCTGGTGGTGAAAATCAAAGAGCAGCAGTATGTTTCACAGCCGACCACGCCGTTTACGGATTCGGCTACGACGGTGGTTATTGATGATTCGGCCCTTTCGGTGGAGGAGCGTCAGGGATATCTGATTCCCGTTCCGCGAGCGGTAACGGTCGAGGAGCTGGCGAGGGCGCTGAATGCCATCGGGGCGTCGCCGCGGGACCTGATTTCCATTTTCGATTCGCTGAATCGGGCCGGCGCCCTGCAGGCCAGACTGGAGATGATGTGA
- a CDS encoding glycosyltransferase has protein sequence MSGHDRQAVRQAAELAEQGRFEQALGLLQGFLREQPNDAEALNDAGTILYCLHRGREAIEYFQKARSLCSGDMLTQVLFNLCEAYIAEHQPEKAVGLLDEMADREILNVDILNRIANCFVDKGSLGPAIEMLLYSLRLAPNQEILRPMIEIIRSKRVSICLYAEQQRRLEGLRGYLEARYPLSVCTGGTMPAVPEGGHSRSISIFTGISRAFLDERHRDIPAVLVLDYEDLNHPALERIDWAGVRAVLVPSQSAAEQIRLRLGGFPSSVQLLTMGPGVDAETVVFAERRKGKRLAAVGPWTAHQNPMFLLHCMQKLHYLDADMRLHLAGEFEDESVRAYVESLIEAMGLENVVFLDGVPRSWARWLKDKHYIVSASVDGRSMPSVLQGMAAGLRPVVHHFPGVCEYVEKEFVFVLAEDFCRQILEGAYEPMRYRTWVLDRFSPIQAYLPLVRILSELERSRLFVSSGAGSGSPMPGSVQAAASRPLEPAVSVSSPISDRLQPSEPAAAGSQPAVSASIEELAHRALEAAQRLKNSGKSASSEETEAVCSCSGRSPSAAPF, from the coding sequence ATGTCTGGACACGATAGACAAGCGGTCAGGCAGGCCGCAGAACTGGCCGAACAAGGGCGTTTTGAGCAGGCTTTGGGGCTTCTGCAGGGATTTTTGAGGGAGCAGCCGAATGATGCGGAAGCCCTCAATGACGCCGGTACGATTTTGTACTGTCTGCATCGGGGCCGCGAGGCAATCGAGTACTTTCAGAAGGCTCGCAGTCTTTGCAGCGGTGACATGCTCACCCAGGTTCTTTTTAATCTGTGTGAGGCCTATATCGCCGAGCATCAGCCGGAAAAGGCCGTCGGACTGCTGGATGAGATGGCGGACCGAGAGATTCTGAATGTGGATATACTGAATCGGATAGCGAATTGTTTCGTGGATAAGGGTTCGCTGGGGCCCGCGATCGAAATGCTTCTGTATTCGCTGCGGCTGGCTCCGAATCAGGAAATCCTTCGTCCGATGATTGAAATTATCCGCAGCAAACGGGTTTCGATTTGTCTGTATGCCGAGCAGCAGCGGCGTCTGGAAGGCCTTCGGGGATATCTGGAGGCTCGGTATCCGCTGTCAGTGTGTACCGGCGGGACGATGCCTGCGGTGCCGGAGGGAGGGCATTCGCGGAGTATTTCAATTTTCACCGGCATCAGCCGGGCCTTTCTGGATGAACGGCATCGGGACATCCCGGCGGTGCTGGTTCTGGACTATGAGGACCTGAATCATCCGGCGCTGGAGCGGATAGACTGGGCGGGGGTTCGTGCCGTTTTGGTTCCTTCCCAATCGGCGGCAGAGCAGATTCGCCTGCGTTTGGGCGGTTTTCCTTCCTCCGTGCAGCTTTTGACGATGGGACCGGGTGTGGATGCCGAGACAGTTGTATTTGCCGAACGCCGAAAGGGCAAACGGCTGGCGGCCGTCGGACCGTGGACGGCTCATCAGAATCCGATGTTTCTGCTTCATTGTATGCAGAAGCTCCATTATCTGGATGCGGATATGCGGCTTCACCTGGCCGGAGAATTTGAGGATGAGAGCGTGCGGGCTTATGTCGAATCGCTGATTGAGGCGATGGGGCTGGAGAATGTCGTTTTTCTGGACGGAGTTCCCCGCAGCTGGGCCCGGTGGCTGAAGGATAAGCATTACATCGTATCGGCGTCGGTGGACGGTCGGTCGATGCCGTCGGTTCTTCAGGGGATGGCGGCGGGGCTGCGTCCGGTTGTTCACCATTTCCCGGGTGTGTGCGAATATGTGGAGAAGGAGTTTGTATTTGTTCTGGCGGAAGATTTCTGCCGGCAGATTCTGGAAGGGGCGTATGAACCGATGCGCTACCGCACCTGGGTGCTCGACCGCTTCTCCCCAATCCAGGCGTATTTACCGCTGGTTCGGATTCTTTCGGAGCTGGAACGCAGCCGGCTTTTTGTTTCGAGCGGAGCAGGAAGCGGCTCGCCGATGCCGGGCTCTGTGCAGGCCGCTGCATCCAGACCGCTGGAGCCGGCGGTCTCTGTTTCTTCTCCGATTTCCGACCGTCTGCAGCCGTCGGAACCGGCGGCGGCTGGTTCGCAGCCGGCCGTCTCGGCTTCGATTGAGGAACTGGCCCACAGGGCACTGGAGGCGGCGCAGCGGCTGAAGAATTCGGGAAAGTCGGCTTCATCGGAAGAAACCGAGGCGGTCTGCTCGTGTTCGGGAAGGAGTCCTTCTGCGGCCCCTTTTTAG
- a CDS encoding flagellar basal body L-ring protein FlgH produces MKTGRQQKYGWEWWFLAAAGLACLLCLPVQAGSIWAKRAANAKPLYADDKANQIGDVLTIVISESHKVDNKVKQDLSRSSERSFEVGGDDISIGHVLPSVSKVKVDLDSKKSLSGKSDYKDERKIEDRITVVVMDIHPNGNLVVMGTRTREVNGDMQTIQVSGIVRPRDIRFDNTVRSEQVANFQMVAVNEGVTKDFTKPGWLGKFLDKIWPF; encoded by the coding sequence ATGAAGACAGGTCGGCAGCAAAAGTATGGATGGGAATGGTGGTTTTTGGCGGCGGCGGGACTTGCCTGTCTGCTTTGCCTGCCGGTTCAGGCCGGGTCAATCTGGGCCAAGCGGGCAGCGAATGCCAAGCCGCTGTATGCGGATGACAAGGCCAACCAAATCGGCGATGTGCTGACGATTGTCATCAGCGAAAGCCATAAAGTGGACAACAAGGTCAAGCAGGATTTAAGCCGCAGCAGCGAACGAAGTTTTGAAGTCGGCGGCGATGACATCTCCATTGGGCATGTGCTTCCGAGCGTCAGCAAGGTGAAGGTCGATTTGGATTCCAAGAAAAGTTTAAGCGGCAAGTCGGACTACAAGGATGAACGGAAGATTGAAGACCGGATTACGGTGGTGGTGATGGACATCCACCCGAACGGCAATCTGGTGGTGATGGGAACGCGGACGCGCGAGGTCAACGGGGATATGCAGACGATTCAGGTCAGCGGAATTGTTCGTCCGCGGGATATTCGGTTTGACAATACCGTTCGCAGCGAGCAGGTGGCGAATTTCCAGATGGTGGCCGTCAACGAAGGCGTCACGAAGGATTTCACCAAGCCCGGCTGGCTGGGGAAGTTTTTGGATAAAATCTGGCCGTTCTGA